A region from the Vibrio sp. SS-MA-C1-2 genome encodes:
- the recA gene encoding recombinase RecA, whose product MDSNKQKALDAALSQIEKQFGKGSIMKLGDNRTMDIETVSTGSLSLDIALGAGGLPMGRIVEIYGPESSGKTTLTLEVIAAAQRSGKTCAFIDAEHALDPIYAKKLGVDVDTLLVSQPDTGEQALEICDALARSGAVDVMVIDSVAALTPKAEIEGEMGDSHMGLQARMLSQAMRKLTGNLKQSNCMCIFINQIRMKIGVMFGNPETTTGGNALKFYASVRLDIRRTGAVKSGDEVVGNETRIKVVKNKIAAPFRQAETQILYGQGFNRYGELVDLGVKEKLVEKAGAWYSYKGDKIGQGKANASQFLKDHPEIANEIDTTLRANLLTKPVEESADDKAAAKDGEAF is encoded by the coding sequence ATGGATAGCAATAAGCAAAAAGCGTTAGACGCAGCACTTAGCCAAATTGAAAAACAGTTTGGTAAAGGCTCGATTATGAAGTTGGGTGACAACCGTACTATGGATATTGAAACTGTATCAACAGGCTCTTTATCTCTAGATATCGCACTGGGTGCGGGTGGTCTTCCAATGGGACGTATTGTTGAAATCTATGGTCCAGAATCTTCAGGTAAAACAACATTAACTTTAGAAGTTATTGCTGCCGCTCAGCGTTCAGGTAAAACCTGTGCTTTTATCGATGCTGAGCATGCCCTTGATCCTATCTATGCAAAAAAACTGGGTGTGGATGTTGATACTTTATTAGTTTCTCAGCCTGATACCGGTGAACAAGCACTAGAGATTTGTGATGCTTTAGCTCGTTCTGGTGCTGTTGATGTCATGGTTATCGATTCCGTTGCGGCATTAACACCCAAAGCTGAAATTGAAGGTGAGATGGGTGATAGCCATATGGGTCTTCAGGCTCGTATGTTAAGTCAGGCAATGCGTAAATTAACCGGTAACCTAAAACAATCAAACTGTATGTGTATCTTCATCAACCAGATCCGTATGAAGATTGGTGTGATGTTTGGTAATCCAGAAACAACAACAGGTGGTAATGCGCTTAAATTCTATGCTTCTGTTCGTTTAGATATCCGTCGTACAGGTGCAGTGAAGAGCGGCGATGAAGTTGTGGGCAACGAAACACGTATTAAAGTGGTTAAAAACAAGATTGCCGCACCATTTAGACAGGCTGAAACACAAATCTTATATGGTCAAGGCTTTAACCGTTACGGTGAGCTGGTTGACCTTGGCGTCAAAGAGAAACTAGTTGAAAAAGCAGGTGCATGGTACTCATATAAAGGCGATAAGATTGGTCAAGGTAAAGCCAATGCTTCTCAGTTTTTAAAAGACCACCCTGAAATTGCCAATGAAATTGATACAACACTACGAGCGAACTTATTGACTAAGCCAGTAGAAGAGAGCGCTGATGATAAAGCAGCAGCAAAAGATGGTGAAGCATTTTAA
- the pncC gene encoding nicotinamide-nucleotide amidase, protein MMSDYQQQIEQASEHLGKYLAQHHLVAVTAESCTGGGVASAITDISGSSAWFDRSFVTYTNQAKEQMLGVQHQTLVDHGAVSQSVVEEMAIGALRHSNGDISVAISGIAGPGGGTENKPVGTVWFAWAARNGQVISRCLLLEGDRKVVRYQAVVEALNGLVVISESMS, encoded by the coding sequence ATGATGAGTGATTATCAACAACAAATTGAGCAAGCGAGTGAACATTTAGGAAAATATTTAGCGCAACATCATTTGGTTGCTGTAACGGCAGAGTCTTGCACTGGCGGTGGGGTTGCTTCTGCTATTACGGATATCTCGGGGAGTTCTGCTTGGTTCGATCGTAGCTTTGTCACTTATACTAACCAAGCAAAAGAGCAGATGCTTGGCGTACAACATCAAACATTAGTTGACCATGGAGCCGTGAGTCAGTCGGTTGTTGAAGAGATGGCGATAGGAGCACTCCGTCACTCTAATGGTGATATATCGGTAGCAATTAGTGGTATTGCTGGTCCTGGTGGTGGTACAGAGAATAAGCCTGTAGGAACAGTCTGGTTTGCTTGGGCAGCACGAAATGGTCAAGTCATTAGTCGCTGTTTATTGCTCGAAGGTGATCGGAAAGTGGTACGTTATCAGGCGGTAGTCGAAGCATTAAATGGGCTGGTGGTTATCAGTGAGTCAATGAGTTAA
- the rpoS gene encoding RNA polymerase sigma factor RpoS, with product MRRTNTATSTDNQFDQSLKGSKSGSDSFTTNSSIASDPTKLYLSEIGFTPLLSADEEVLYARRALRGDKAARQRMIESNLRLVVKISRRYHHRGLALLDLIEEGNIGLIRAVEKFDPERGFRFSTYATWWIRQTIERAIMNQSRTIRLPIHVVKELNVYLRTARELSQKLDHSPTAKEIATQLDKPVDEVSHLLKLNERISSVDSAVSSENETGLLDVIADDRHVGPEGCTQDDDIKASIIDWLSELNPKQKEVLARRFGLLGYEATTLERIGEEIGLTRERVRQIQVEGLKQLKGILTKQGLSIETLFEE from the coding sequence ATGCGCCGTACCAATACAGCTACTTCAACTGATAATCAATTTGATCAATCTCTGAAAGGTTCAAAGTCAGGATCTGACAGCTTTACAACGAACTCTTCTATCGCCTCTGATCCAACCAAACTTTATCTTAGTGAAATTGGCTTTACACCTCTGCTTTCTGCCGATGAAGAGGTGCTTTATGCCCGTCGTGCCTTACGAGGAGATAAAGCCGCTCGCCAACGTATGATCGAAAGTAATCTCCGTTTAGTTGTCAAAATCTCTCGTCGTTATCATCATCGAGGTTTAGCGCTACTAGATTTAATCGAAGAGGGAAATATTGGTTTAATTCGTGCGGTTGAAAAGTTTGATCCGGAACGGGGCTTTCGATTTTCAACTTACGCAACATGGTGGATCCGACAAACCATTGAGCGGGCGATCATGAATCAAAGTCGCACCATTCGTCTTCCTATCCATGTCGTAAAAGAGCTGAATGTTTATCTTCGCACTGCACGGGAACTTTCTCAAAAATTGGATCATAGTCCTACCGCGAAAGAGATCGCCACCCAACTAGATAAACCGGTTGATGAAGTCTCCCATTTACTAAAACTCAATGAACGTATCAGCTCTGTCGATAGCGCTGTCAGTAGTGAAAATGAGACCGGTCTGCTCGATGTTATTGCGGATGATCGTCATGTTGGCCCTGAGGGATGTACCCAAGATGATGATATTAAAGCCTCGATTATTGATTGGCTATCAGAATTAAATCCAAAACAGAAAGAAGTACTTGCTCGTCGATTTGGCTTGTTAGGTTATGAAGCAACCACCTTAGAACGAATTGGTGAAGAGATCGGTTTGACTCGAGAACGAGTACGTCAGATCCAAGTTGAAGGTTTGAAGCAGTTAAAAGGGATCCTGACTAAGCAAGGGTTAAGTATTGAGACGCTTTTTGAAGAGTAA
- a CDS encoding peptidoglycan DD-metalloendopeptidase family protein encodes MKYLFLSCSLLLLGGCSSSGPAPVSGIGPDYGQIQKGSYRGSYYQVKKGETLYFISYVTGKSVQQIVSYNRLRSPYTIYPGDKLKLWAPRPAKPYVKPRPKPKSQPKSKPVIVVKAPTTKPVAVKPVQKDQKKVDPNQAKEYAQQSKQNVNKSVTKPIDPVVTTKSGKVDKWVWPTTGKIIARFSSSEQGNKGIDITGRRGQAINAAAAGKVVYAGNALRGYGNLIIIKHNEDYLTAYAHNERILVKENQSIKAGQKIGLMGRSGTTDIRLHFEIRYKGKSVNPTRYLP; translated from the coding sequence ATGAAATATCTTTTTCTCAGTTGCAGTTTGCTGCTGCTGGGAGGTTGTAGTTCTAGTGGTCCTGCTCCTGTTTCTGGTATTGGTCCTGATTATGGCCAAATTCAAAAAGGAAGTTATCGAGGCAGTTATTATCAAGTTAAAAAAGGCGAAACCCTCTACTTTATTAGTTATGTGACAGGTAAGAGTGTTCAACAAATTGTCAGTTATAATCGACTAAGATCGCCCTATACAATCTATCCTGGAGACAAGCTTAAACTCTGGGCTCCTCGTCCTGCTAAGCCTTATGTAAAGCCTAGACCTAAGCCAAAAAGCCAACCGAAATCTAAGCCTGTCATTGTTGTTAAAGCTCCGACAACCAAACCTGTTGCAGTGAAACCAGTGCAAAAAGATCAGAAAAAAGTTGATCCTAATCAAGCAAAAGAGTACGCTCAACAAAGCAAACAAAATGTTAACAAGTCGGTAACTAAGCCTATTGACCCTGTTGTGACAACCAAGTCAGGCAAAGTTGATAAATGGGTTTGGCCGACAACCGGTAAGATTATTGCTCGTTTCTCTTCATCAGAGCAGGGCAATAAAGGCATTGATATAACAGGCAGACGTGGGCAAGCGATAAATGCGGCTGCTGCCGGTAAAGTTGTTTATGCAGGTAATGCACTAAGGGGATATGGAAACCTAATCATCATTAAGCATAATGAAGATTACCTTACAGCTTATGCTCATAATGAGCGGATCTTGGTTAAGGAAAATCAGTCAATTAAAGCCGGTCAAAAGATCGGATTAATGGGTCGTAGCGGAACAACTGATATTCGATTACATTTTGAAATTCGATATAAAGGTAAGTCAGTCAATCCAACGAGGTATTTACCCTAG
- a CDS encoding protein-L-isoaspartate(D-aspartate) O-methyltransferase, translated as MQAVSAMDTLVSFLQQQGITDIQVLRAVATVPRHQFVEPAFAHQAYDNNALPISSGQTISQPYIVAKMTELLDLTPKTKLLEIGTGSGYQTAILAQLVEHVYSVERIKTLQMVAKRRLKQLDIYNVSTRHADGWEGWRSKGAFDAIIVTAAAATIPLALLEQLNDGGRLIIPVGNDQQVLKKITRKGERFLSEDIEDVRFVPLVAGELA; from the coding sequence ATGCAAGCAGTGAGTGCAATGGACACATTAGTGTCCTTTTTGCAACAACAAGGCATCACTGATATTCAGGTGTTACGGGCAGTGGCGACAGTACCTCGACATCAATTTGTTGAACCTGCATTTGCTCATCAAGCCTATGATAATAATGCCTTACCGATCAGCTCAGGTCAGACGATATCACAGCCCTATATTGTGGCAAAAATGACTGAGTTGCTTGATCTTACCCCAAAAACGAAATTGCTGGAGATTGGAACTGGTTCGGGTTATCAAACTGCGATTCTTGCTCAACTTGTTGAGCATGTTTATTCGGTAGAGCGAATTAAAACCTTACAAATGGTCGCTAAACGCCGGCTTAAACAGCTTGATATCTACAATGTTTCAACTCGTCATGCTGATGGTTGGGAAGGGTGGCGCAGTAAAGGTGCGTTTGATGCGATTATCGTAACGGCAGCCGCAGCCACAATTCCATTAGCTTTGCTTGAGCAGCTCAATGATGGTGGCCGTTTAATTATTCCCGTTGGCAATGATCAACAGGTATTAAAAAAGATCACTAGGAAAGGTGAGCGTTTTCTATCGGAAGATATCGAAGATGTTCGCTTTGTGCCTCTAGTGGCTGGTGAGTTAGCTTAA
- the surE gene encoding 5'/3'-nucleotidase SurE gives MKILLSNDDGVFSVGINTLAAALSDIADVTIVAPDRNKSGVSNSLTLEMPLKARQIEDKIYSVQGNPADCIHFALNEVFENKPDLLISGINHGANLGDDMIYSGTVAAATEGYLFGVPSIAVSLVGRGNFSDAANYIRELVLNIQSTPLPTDRILNINIPSCPRSEWAGVKVTHQGQREHILNMVKQRDPRGEDAYWIGAAGKGITVQINKEQANSDFTAIENNYVSITPIKIDLTAYEDIAKVAQWLESKENQLSCKQ, from the coding sequence TTGAAGATCTTATTAAGTAATGATGATGGTGTGTTTTCTGTAGGAATAAATACTTTAGCCGCCGCACTTTCAGATATTGCTGATGTGACGATTGTAGCTCCCGATCGTAATAAAAGTGGCGTTTCTAACTCGTTAACGTTAGAAATGCCTTTAAAAGCTCGTCAGATCGAAGATAAGATCTATTCTGTTCAAGGGAATCCTGCAGACTGTATTCATTTTGCTCTTAATGAAGTCTTTGAAAATAAACCTGATCTATTGATTTCTGGCATTAATCATGGCGCGAATTTAGGGGATGACATGATCTATTCCGGTACGGTTGCCGCGGCCACAGAAGGGTATCTTTTTGGTGTCCCTTCGATAGCTGTCTCTTTGGTTGGACGAGGTAACTTTTCTGATGCGGCGAACTATATTCGAGAATTGGTGTTAAATATTCAATCTACTCCCTTGCCAACGGATAGAATTTTAAATATTAATATTCCTAGTTGTCCACGTTCTGAATGGGCAGGAGTGAAAGTTACTCATCAAGGTCAAAGAGAACATATTTTGAATATGGTGAAGCAGCGAGATCCTCGTGGTGAAGACGCTTACTGGATTGGTGCTGCTGGTAAAGGTATTACTGTTCAGATTAATAAAGAACAGGCGAATAGTGACTTTACTGCGATAGAGAATAATTATGTTTCTATTACCCCGATAAAGATAGATTTAACGGCATATGAAGATATAGCGAAAGTGGCACAGTGGTTAGAGAGTAAGGAGAATCAATTATCATGCAAGCAGTGA
- the truD gene encoding tRNA pseudouridine(13) synthase TruD gives MTISFDNFAFMLGKPVAAGLIKQLPEHFVVKEQLGFEFANRGEHFMVKIRKVGENTKYVVNELGKFCGVKSRDVSWAGLKDRHAVTEQWLSVHLPGKDDPDLTEFVATHPGIEVLETARHDKKLRPGDLVGNSFELHLTQVDKIEDIIQRVEQVKERGVPNYFGEQRFGHQGNNVVQARRWGSKEINIRDKSKRSFYLSAARSWIFNQILSQRLTDDTVEQVLLGDLLQSETDHRGTLATAENLDCLQTQVNNNTADITGPLTGDNQLPTKDDAEKLELSIIEQEPELLALIRDNRMRQERRELLLQLQELSWTQHGDDCLQLNFSLPAGSFATSVVRELMLIKETEE, from the coding sequence ATGACTATTTCATTTGATAATTTTGCTTTTATGTTAGGTAAGCCTGTTGCGGCTGGGTTAATTAAACAGTTGCCTGAACACTTTGTAGTAAAAGAGCAATTAGGTTTTGAATTTGCCAACCGAGGTGAACACTTTATGGTGAAGATCCGTAAAGTAGGAGAAAATACCAAGTACGTGGTTAATGAACTCGGTAAATTTTGTGGCGTCAAATCGAGAGATGTCAGCTGGGCTGGTCTTAAAGATCGCCATGCCGTCACTGAACAGTGGTTAAGTGTGCATTTGCCGGGTAAAGATGATCCTGATTTGACAGAGTTTGTCGCCACACACCCCGGAATTGAAGTATTAGAAACTGCCCGTCATGACAAAAAACTTCGCCCAGGGGATTTAGTCGGAAATAGTTTTGAACTTCATTTGACTCAAGTCGATAAAATTGAAGATATTATCCAACGTGTTGAGCAAGTAAAAGAGCGTGGAGTCCCTAACTATTTTGGTGAACAGCGTTTTGGTCATCAAGGTAATAATGTGGTTCAAGCACGTCGTTGGGGCAGTAAAGAAATTAATATTCGAGATAAAAGTAAGCGAAGTTTCTACCTTTCTGCTGCTCGATCTTGGATCTTTAATCAGATTCTTTCTCAACGCCTAACCGATGATACAGTAGAACAAGTGTTATTGGGGGATCTATTACAATCGGAAACCGATCATCGTGGAACATTAGCAACCGCGGAGAATCTAGATTGTCTACAAACTCAAGTCAATAATAATACGGCTGACATTACAGGTCCTTTAACGGGTGATAATCAGTTACCGACTAAAGATGATGCTGAAAAGTTAGAGTTATCGATCATTGAGCAGGAACCCGAGTTATTGGCTTTAATCCGTGATAACCGTATGCGTCAAGAGCGCAGAGAGTTGTTGCTACAATTGCAAGAGTTAAGTTGGACACAGCATGGAGATGATTGTTTACAACTAAACTTTTCTCTTCCAGCTGGCTCGTTTGCAACGTCTGTTGTTCGCGAGCTGATGTTGATTAAAGAGACTGAGGAATAA
- the ispF gene encoding 2-C-methyl-D-erythritol 2,4-cyclodiphosphate synthase translates to MIRIGHGFDVHKFGGEGPVIIGGVAIPYSQGLIAHSDGDVALHALCDALLGAIAAGDIGKHFPDTDEKWKGANSRDLLKSVFNSVKDKGYKVGNVDVTIIAQAPKMAPYIESMRQAIATDLMTDMDNVNVKATTTERLGFTGRKEGIACEAVALICKDN, encoded by the coding sequence ATGATTCGTATAGGTCATGGTTTTGATGTCCATAAGTTTGGTGGTGAAGGTCCGGTTATTATCGGTGGTGTTGCTATTCCTTATTCACAAGGTCTTATTGCGCACTCTGATGGTGATGTCGCGCTTCATGCACTTTGTGATGCGTTATTAGGCGCGATTGCCGCCGGAGATATTGGTAAACATTTTCCTGATACAGATGAGAAATGGAAAGGTGCAAATAGCCGAGATCTATTAAAGTCGGTGTTTAATTCAGTGAAAGATAAAGGTTATAAAGTTGGCAATGTCGATGTCACTATTATTGCTCAGGCTCCGAAAATGGCTCCTTACATTGAATCAATGCGTCAAGCCATAGCGACTGATTTGATGACCGATATGGATAATGTTAATGTGAAAGCGACCACTACTGAACGTTTAGGCTTTACTGGCCGCAAAGAAGGAATCGCCTGTGAAGCGGTTGCTCTGATTTGTAAGGATAATTAA
- the ftsB gene encoding cell division protein FtsB: MRLLNLFLLIIVGWLVATLIYGKNGISDYFAVQNDVVRETSANELLKQRNQQMFAEIKDLRSGDEAIEERARNQLGLIKKDEVFYRIISDKNSTWFDKER; encoded by the coding sequence ATGCGGTTATTGAATTTATTTTTACTTATTATCGTCGGTTGGCTTGTCGCGACACTCATTTATGGTAAAAATGGCATTTCAGATTACTTTGCAGTACAAAATGATGTGGTAAGAGAAACTTCCGCCAATGAGTTATTAAAACAACGTAATCAACAGATGTTTGCCGAAATTAAAGATCTCCGTTCTGGCGATGAAGCGATTGAAGAACGAGCGCGTAATCAGCTTGGATTAATTAAAAAAGATGAAGTTTTCTACCGTATTATTTCAGATAAGAACTCAACTTGGTTTGATAAAGAACGGTAA
- the eno gene encoding phosphopyruvate hydratase: MSKIVKVLGREIIDSRGNPTVEAEVHLEGGFVGMAAAPSGASTGSREALELRDGDKSRFLGKGVLKAVGAINGPIAGALVGKDATAQADVDQVMIDLDGTENKSNFGANAILAVSLAAAKAAAASKGMALFAHIAELNGTAGQYSMPLPMMNIINGGEHADNTVDIQEFMIQPVGAASIKEAVRMGSEVFHSLAKVLKSKGMSTAVGDEGGFAPNLESNEAALEAIKEAVEAAGYVLGKDITLAMDCAASEFYNKEEGIYDLKGEGKKFDSKGFNHFLEDLVAKYPAIVSIEDGLDESDWDGFKHQTELLGDKIQLVGDDLFVTNTKIFAEGIEKDITNSILIKLNQIGSLTETLAAIKMAKDAGYTAVISHRSGETEDATIADLAVGTAAGQIKTGSMSRSDRVAKYNQLIRIEEALGGAVPFNGLKEVKGQA, encoded by the coding sequence ATGTCTAAGATCGTTAAAGTTTTAGGTCGTGAAATCATCGATTCACGTGGTAACCCAACTGTAGAAGCTGAAGTTCACCTAGAAGGTGGTTTCGTTGGTATGGCTGCGGCTCCATCTGGTGCATCAACGGGTTCACGTGAAGCTTTAGAACTACGTGATGGCGATAAGTCTCGTTTCTTAGGTAAAGGTGTACTAAAAGCAGTTGGTGCTATCAATGGTCCAATCGCTGGTGCGCTTGTTGGTAAAGACGCAACTGCACAAGCTGATGTTGATCAGGTAATGATCGATTTAGATGGTACAGAAAACAAATCAAACTTTGGTGCTAATGCAATCCTAGCTGTTTCTCTAGCAGCAGCGAAAGCGGCAGCAGCATCTAAAGGTATGGCTCTTTTTGCTCATATCGCAGAATTAAACGGTACTGCTGGTCAGTACTCTATGCCTCTTCCAATGATGAACATCATCAATGGTGGTGAGCATGCAGATAACACTGTTGATATTCAAGAATTCATGATTCAGCCAGTTGGCGCTGCTTCAATCAAAGAAGCTGTTCGCATGGGTTCTGAAGTATTCCACAGCCTAGCTAAAGTACTTAAGTCTAAAGGCATGAGCACTGCAGTTGGTGATGAAGGTGGTTTCGCTCCTAACCTTGAGTCAAACGAAGCGGCTCTAGAAGCAATCAAAGAAGCGGTAGAAGCTGCTGGTTACGTTCTAGGTAAAGACATCACTCTTGCTATGGACTGTGCTGCTTCTGAGTTCTACAACAAAGAAGAAGGTATCTACGACCTTAAAGGCGAAGGTAAGAAGTTCGACTCTAAAGGTTTCAACCACTTCCTAGAAGACCTAGTTGCTAAGTACCCAGCAATCGTTTCTATCGAAGATGGTCTTGATGAGTCAGATTGGGATGGTTTCAAACACCAGACTGAACTACTTGGCGACAAAATTCAGCTTGTTGGTGACGATCTATTCGTTACAAACACTAAGATCTTTGCTGAAGGTATTGAGAAAGACATCACTAACTCAATCCTAATCAAACTTAACCAAATCGGTTCTTTAACTGAAACTTTAGCTGCAATTAAGATGGCTAAAGATGCTGGTTATACGGCTGTTATCTCTCACCGTTCGGGTGAAACTGAAGATGCAACTATCGCTGATTTAGCGGTAGGTACTGCTGCAGGTCAAATCAAAACTGGTTCTATGAGCCGTTCTGATCGTGTTGCTAAGTACAACCAACTTATCCGTATCGAAGAAGCGTTAGGTGGTGCAGTACCATTTAACGGTCTTAAAGAAGTTAAAGGCCAAGCTTAA
- a CDS encoding CTP synthase: MTTNYIFVTGGVVSSLGKGIAAASLAAILEARGLNVTMMKLDPYINVDPGTMSPTQHGEVFVTEDGAETDLDLGHYERFIRTKMTKRNNFTAGRVYADVLRKERRGDYLGATIQVIPHITNAIKERVISGAAGHDIAIVEVGGTVGDIESLPFMEAIRQLAVEIGRENTMFMHLTLVPYLAAAGEVKTKPTQHSVKELLSIGIQPDVLVCRSDRIIPANERAKIALFCNVQERAVISMKDVDSIYKIPQLIKAQGLDDLVCQRFGISAPDADLSEWEQVIYEEANPTGEVTIGMVGKYIELPDAYKSVNEALKHAGLKNRLNVTIKYVDSQDVESKGTDVLHGLDAILVPGGFGDRGVEGKILAAQYARENNVPYLGICLGMQVALIEFARNVAHLNGAHSSEFSKDTEYPVVGLITEWVDGEGQVEQRTEKSDLGGTMRLGSQLCHLAEGSKVRALYNAPTIHERHRHRYEVNNNLLPKVTDAGLMVSGLSADKKLVEIIEIPNHPWFVACQFHPEFTSTPRDGHPLFEGFVEAAGKYQRKEINK; this comes from the coding sequence ATGACAACGAATTATATTTTTGTAACTGGTGGGGTTGTATCCTCTCTAGGTAAAGGTATTGCTGCTGCTTCATTAGCTGCGATTTTAGAAGCACGTGGCTTAAATGTCACGATGATGAAGCTTGACCCATATATTAATGTTGACCCCGGCACAATGAGCCCAACTCAACACGGTGAAGTATTCGTTACGGAAGATGGCGCAGAGACGGATTTAGATTTAGGCCACTATGAGCGTTTCATTCGTACCAAGATGACTAAGCGTAATAACTTTACGGCTGGTCGTGTCTACGCAGATGTTCTTCGTAAAGAGCGTCGTGGTGACTACCTAGGTGCAACTATTCAGGTTATCCCTCATATTACGAATGCAATCAAAGAGCGAGTTATTTCCGGTGCTGCTGGTCATGATATTGCGATTGTAGAAGTCGGTGGTACGGTTGGTGATATCGAATCACTGCCATTTATGGAAGCTATTCGTCAATTAGCGGTTGAGATCGGCCGTGAAAATACGATGTTTATGCACTTAACTCTCGTTCCTTATTTAGCTGCAGCGGGTGAAGTGAAAACGAAGCCGACTCAGCACTCTGTAAAAGAGTTACTTTCTATTGGTATCCAGCCTGACGTTTTAGTTTGTCGTTCAGACCGTATTATTCCGGCTAATGAGCGCGCTAAAATAGCTCTGTTCTGTAACGTTCAAGAACGTGCGGTTATCTCTATGAAAGACGTAGATTCTATCTACAAAATCCCACAGTTGATTAAAGCACAGGGCCTTGATGATTTAGTTTGTCAGCGTTTTGGTATTTCAGCCCCTGATGCTGATCTTTCTGAGTGGGAACAAGTTATCTATGAAGAAGCTAACCCAACAGGTGAAGTCACGATTGGTATGGTCGGTAAATATATTGAATTACCTGATGCATACAAATCTGTTAATGAAGCTCTAAAACACGCAGGATTAAAAAATCGTTTAAATGTGACGATCAAGTATGTTGATTCGCAAGATGTTGAGTCAAAAGGTACTGATGTACTGCATGGTTTGGACGCAATTCTTGTTCCTGGTGGTTTTGGTGATCGTGGTGTTGAGGGTAAAATTCTTGCCGCACAATACGCTCGTGAGAACAATGTTCCATATTTAGGTATATGCTTAGGGATGCAGGTTGCTCTGATTGAGTTTGCACGTAATGTTGCACACTTAAATGGCGCACACTCTTCTGAGTTTTCTAAAGATACAGAATACCCAGTTGTAGGATTGATTACAGAGTGGGTTGATGGCGAAGGTCAAGTAGAACAACGTACTGAGAAGTCTGATCTTGGTGGTACAATGCGTCTTGGGTCACAACTTTGTCACTTAGCTGAAGGCTCAAAAGTTAGAGCGCTATATAATGCGCCAACGATCCATGAGCGTCACCGTCACCGTTATGAAGTAAACAATAACCTTTTACCGAAGGTTACTGATGCAGGTTTAATGGTGTCAGGTTTATCTGCTGACAAGAAATTAGTGGAAATTATTGAGATCCCGAACCACCCATGGTTTGTGGCTTGTCAATTCCACCCAGAATTTACTTCTACTCCTCGCGATGGTCATCCATTGTTTGAAGGTTTTGTAGAAGCGGCTGGTAAATACCAGCGTAAAGAGATTAATAAATAA
- the mazG gene encoding nucleoside triphosphate pyrophosphohydrolase, whose product MSDNRDQLDKLLALMSQLRDAKTGCPWDQQQTFDSLVPYTIEESYEVADAISRQNWGDVKDELGDLLYQIIFYSQIGKEEGKFEFNDIAEAINSKLIRHHPHVFKDKNDQVIEPKNVDWEQLKSQERQEKGLTSILDDISASLPAMMRAEKLQKRCSKYGFDWDHLEPVVAKVHEEIDEVMEEAEAETLNQIRIEEEMGDLLFAVVNMSRHLNVNPEQALLKANRKFEQRFRFVEQAINEKGSSLQQSSLQEMDLEWERVKQNERKV is encoded by the coding sequence ATGAGTGATAACCGAGACCAGTTAGATAAGTTATTAGCGTTGATGTCACAACTACGAGATGCAAAAACAGGTTGCCCGTGGGATCAACAGCAGACCTTTGATTCTCTGGTCCCTTATACCATCGAAGAGAGCTATGAAGTGGCAGATGCGATCTCTCGTCAAAATTGGGGGGATGTAAAAGATGAGCTTGGCGATCTACTTTATCAAATTATCTTTTATAGCCAGATCGGTAAAGAAGAGGGTAAATTCGAATTTAACGATATTGCTGAAGCTATTAATAGTAAATTAATTCGTCACCATCCTCATGTGTTCAAAGATAAAAATGATCAAGTAATCGAGCCAAAAAATGTAGATTGGGAACAACTAAAAAGCCAAGAGCGTCAAGAAAAAGGATTGACCAGTATTTTAGATGATATATCTGCTTCACTGCCCGCTATGATGCGAGCAGAGAAACTTCAGAAGCGTTGTTCAAAGTATGGTTTTGATTGGGATCATCTCGAACCTGTGGTCGCTAAAGTCCATGAAGAGATCGACGAGGTGATGGAAGAGGCAGAAGCTGAAACCCTGAATCAGATTCGAATTGAAGAAGAGATGGGCGATTTACTCTTTGCTGTTGTGAATATGTCTCGCCACTTAAACGTCAACCCCGAACAAGCATTATTGAAGGCTAATCGTAAATTTGAACAACGCTTTCGATTTGTGGAACAAGCCATTAACGAAAAAGGTTCATCATTACAACAAAGTAGCCTACAAGAGATGGATTTGGAGTGGGAACGGGTTAAACAAAATGAGCGGAAAGTATGA